Part of the Deltaproteobacteria bacterium genome is shown below.
AAGAGAGTTGGAGAGCCTGAAAAAGAAGATCCTTTCTCTCGGCGCCATGGCCGAGGAACGGGTCCGAATGGCCATCGAAGCCTTTGAAAACAGAAACGGCGAGTTGGCGCAGAAGATTATTGACAGTGATCAGGAAATCGATGACGCCGAGGTGGAGGTGGAAGAGGAATGCCTCAAAATCCTGGCCCTGCATCAACCGGTGGCAGTGGATCTGCGGTTCATCAGTGCAGTCATCAAGATCAACAACGACCTGGAACGTGTGGGGGACGAGGCCGTCAATATCGCAGAGCGCGTGGAAAACATTGCCAGAAGGGCCCCGGTCAAGGTCCCCTTCGAATACGGCACCATGGCAGAAAAAACAGAGACCATGCTGCACAACAGCTTGGATGCACTGGTGAACCTGGATGCGGACCTGGCCTATAAGGTGTGTATCTCCGATGATGAAGTGGATGACATCAACCGGGATATTTACGATAAGATCAAGGAAGTGATCAAGGCCCAGCCCGACCGGGTGGGGTATTTGATCAATCTCCTTTTTATTGCACGTCACCTGGAACGGATCGCCGACCATGCCACTAATATTGCCGAGGAGGTAATCTACATGGTGGAAGGAGAAATTCCCCGTCACAGGAAGGACATATTGATCCCGAGGGATGCATAGGCCCCGCTGTCGGCAGCGGCGTGAAGGATTCTTCTGACAATGCAGTCTCTATTTACATAATGCTGACAGGCTGGTAATGTTTATTTCTGTTTTTTTGAAACGGTGCATTGGAAAAGAGACGCTATGCCTAAAGAACGTATTCTCGTGGTCGACGACGAAGAAGATATCCTGGAGTTGGTGAGATTCAACCTCCTGCGGGAGGGATATGATGTGAGGGTTGCCGACTCCGGAGAAAAGGCCGTTGACCTCACACGAAAGGACCTTCCGCACCTCATCATATTAGACCTTATGCTTCCCGGAATAGATGGCCTGGAGGTGACAAGGATCCTTAAAAGCAATTCCGAAACCAGGCAAATCCCGATCGTGATGCTGACGGCCAAAGGGGAGGAGCCGGATGTCGTCGCCGGGCTCGAATTGGGGGCTGACGACTATGTCACCAAGCCCTTCAGCCCGAGAATCCTTTTGGCCAGGGTCCGGGCGGTGCTCCGGAGAAAACAGGAGGAGGCCCAAGGGGCATCCGATGTGGTGAAGATCCGCAATCTCATGATTCATCCAGGTCGGCGGGAGGTCCTGGTAGATGGGAAAAGCGTGCCGCTGACCTTCACCGAGTTCGGCATCCTAAATTATCTGGTGCGAAGGCCCGGTTGGGTATTTACCCGCTCCCAGATCGTCGATACTGTTCGAGGAACAGACTATTTTGTAACCGACCGTTCCGTGGACGTCCAGATTGCAGGCCTTCGAAAGAAGCTGGGTCCCAGCGGCAGGTTCATCGAGACGGTCCGAGGGGTTGGATACCGTTTCAAGGAGTAGTTTATGGCGGTAAAAAGACGTTTATTCTGGCAGATTTACCCCTCCTACCTGCTCATCACCGGTATATCTCTCGTGGCCGTCGCCTGGTATGCCTCCCGCTCAACCAGGCACTTTTATCTCGACCAAACCGCCTTGGATCTGGAGGCCCGGGCACGCCTTTGCCAGGAACAGATCCTGAGCTACATCGATCCGCTTGATGCAGGGAAATTGGATCAGGCGGTAAAACGGATGGGGCGGGCGGCCGACACCCGCATCACCGTGATGCTTCCATCCGGGAGGGTGGTCGGAGATTCCGATGAAGCTCCCGCAGCCATGGACAATCATGCCGACCGGTCAGAGTTTATTGACGCTTTAAACGGCAACCGAGGCACGTCCATCCGGCACAGCAGGACCCTCGAAAAGGATCTGATGTACGTGGCCGTCCCTGCCCGGCAGGAGGGACACGTGAATGCGGTCATCCGTACTTCCATCCCCATAGACTCCGTCGACGAAACCATCGGCGCTATTCAGACCAAAATAATTTTCGGCGGGCTGGTGATCGCGGTTTTGGCAGCCGTCCTCGGTCTTTTTGTAGCGCGCCGTATTGTCCGTCCGATTCAACAGATCAGAATGTGGGCGGAATCCATTGCCCGCGGGCAGTTCGAACATAAGCCTTCCTTCACGGCCTCCCAGGAAATTGAAGCCCTTTCCGTTTCACTCAGCCGGATGGCCGAAGAATTGCGTGAGCGGATCGATACGGTCATCCGCCAACGCAATGAAATTGAGGCCGTGCTTTCCAGTATGGCCGAAGGGGTGATGGCCCTGGACATGGAAGAGCGCCTCATCAGCATGAATCAAGCCGCCGGCCGGATGCTCGACGTCCATCCGCACGATATGGAGGGCCGGAGTATACAGGAGTTGGTCCGAAGTACGCTGCTGCATCAGTTTGTAAAAGATACCCTCTCAATCGGAACACCCGCACGAATGGACATCCCCCTCGCCTCAGCGATTGTCAACTGCCACGGGACCC
Proteins encoded:
- a CDS encoding response regulator is translated as MPKERILVVDDEEDILELVRFNLLREGYDVRVADSGEKAVDLTRKDLPHLIILDLMLPGIDGLEVTRILKSNSETRQIPIVMLTAKGEEPDVVAGLELGADDYVTKPFSPRILLARVRAVLRRKQEEAQGASDVVKIRNLMIHPGRREVLVDGKSVPLTFTEFGILNYLVRRPGWVFTRSQIVDTVRGTDYFVTDRSVDVQIAGLRKKLGPSGRFIETVRGVGYRFKE
- the phoU gene encoding phosphate signaling complex protein PhoU, with translation MKRHLQRELESLKKKILSLGAMAEERVRMAIEAFENRNGELAQKIIDSDQEIDDAEVEVEEECLKILALHQPVAVDLRFISAVIKINNDLERVGDEAVNIAERVENIARRAPVKVPFEYGTMAEKTETMLHNSLDALVNLDADLAYKVCISDDEVDDINRDIYDKIKEVIKAQPDRVGYLINLLFIARHLERIADHATNIAEEVIYMVEGEIPRHRKDILIPRDA
- a CDS encoding cell wall metabolism sensor histidine kinase WalK, with the protein product MAVKRRLFWQIYPSYLLITGISLVAVAWYASRSTRHFYLDQTALDLEARARLCQEQILSYIDPLDAGKLDQAVKRMGRAADTRITVMLPSGRVVGDSDEAPAAMDNHADRSEFIDALNGNRGTSIRHSRTLEKDLMYVAVPARQEGHVNAVIRTSIPIDSVDETIGAIQTKIIFGGLVIAVLAAVLGLFVARRIVRPIQQIRMWAESIARGQFEHKPSFTASQEIEALSVSLSRMAEELRERIDTVIRQRNEIEAVLSSMAEGVMALDMEERLISMNQAAGRMLDVHPHDMEGRSIQELVRSTLLHQFVKDTLSIGTPARMDIPLASAIVNCHGTPLRDAGGRQIGALVVFNDVTRLRRLENVRREFVANVSHELKTPITTIKGFVETLRGGAVRNPKDADRFLTIIDKHVARLEAIVEDLLRLSRIEQGAEQGEIERIDSRISEILRTAVQVCHSRADGKQIQIEISCPEETRAWVDPPLLEQAMVNLIDNAIKYSEEKKTVRIRVTEEEGGTVISVHDQGYGIEKKHLSRLFERFYRVDKARSRQLGGTGLGLAIAKHIVQAHAGRLTVESIPGRGSVFSIHLPTNPPHNGSASHGDPLQPS